A window from Salarias fasciatus chromosome 11, fSalaFa1.1, whole genome shotgun sequence encodes these proteins:
- the LOC115397497 gene encoding cortexin-3-like codes for MDVPRMAEGLFSSTLSSSGGGHHVPSYLTLEQKAAFVFVLLLFIFLALLIVRCFRILLDPYRSMPSSNWTDHTEKDTFDYRIV; via the coding sequence ATGGACGTGCCCAGGATGGCCGAGGGCCTGTTCAGCAGCACGCTGTCCTCGTCGGGCGGCGGCCACCACGTGCCGTCGTACCTGACGCTGGAGCAGAAGGCCGCCTTCGTCTtcgtgctgctgctcttcatcttcctgGCGCTGCTCATCGTGCGCTGCTTCCGCATCCTGCTGGACCCGTACCGCAGCATGCCGTCGTCCAACTGGACTGACCACACCGAGAAGGACACGTTCGACTACCGCATCGTCTGA